Proteins from a genomic interval of Candidatus Thermoplasmatota archaeon:
- a CDS encoding helix-turn-helix domain-containing protein produces MTMNDRMAEKMAGEITLSREPGQTIRKWREIFSVSQTQLAEILEVSPSVISDYESGRRKSPGTVTVQRIVHALIKIDETRGYRVLRTYQSMMETNEAIIDIRELFVPITIPKFVEAIDGEIIANEENVERELKGYTIIDSVKAITSLTAFEYMKIYGWSSERALVFTGITYGRSPMVAIRVHPMKPACIVYHRPEKVDDLALRLAKTESIPLVISRAPLDKITERLRTL; encoded by the coding sequence ATGACGATGAACGATCGGATGGCCGAGAAGATGGCGGGCGAGATCACGCTCTCCCGCGAGCCGGGCCAGACGATCCGCAAGTGGCGGGAGATCTTCAGCGTCTCGCAGACGCAGCTCGCGGAGATCCTGGAGGTCTCGCCGTCGGTCATCAGCGACTACGAGTCGGGCCGCCGCAAGAGCCCGGGCACGGTCACGGTCCAGCGCATCGTGCACGCGCTCATCAAGATCGACGAGACGCGCGGCTACCGCGTGCTCCGGACGTACCAGTCGATGATGGAGACGAACGAGGCGATCATCGACATCCGCGAGCTCTTCGTGCCGATCACGATCCCGAAGTTCGTCGAGGCGATCGACGGCGAGATCATCGCGAACGAGGAGAACGTCGAGCGCGAGCTCAAGGGCTACACGATCATCGACTCCGTGAAGGCGATCACGTCGCTCACGGCCTTCGAATACATGAAGATCTACGGGTGGTCGAGCGAGCGCGCGCTCGTGTTCACGGGCATCACGTACGGGCGTTCGCCGATGGTCGCGATCCGCGTGCACCCGATGAAGCCCGCGTGCATCGTCTACCACCGCCCCGAGAAGGTGGACGACCTCGCGCTCCGCCTCGCGAAGACGGAGTCGATCCCGCTCGTCATCTCGCGCGCG
- a CDS encoding AarF/UbiB family protein produces MARARAVSKLQRTVEISRILYKNDVFGMMREMAVAERTPGPRGGQVVIPPEVPRKTRRALEELGPTFVKIGQLLGTRPDLVPKAFVDEFKSLYDRTTPSPFPLIKQLIERELGRPMEELFDHFEEVPVASASIGQVHFAVLKNGEKVAVKCQHPDIEERVFVDFEIMEPMVRFVENLFAASRVWQPREHLNEVFDMLVKELDYRYEARNHQRVYESFQGFEGVKIPKIHWEFTAKRVLVLERIEGYKLSDFDNPDLKALDGKRLARVITHAMAKQMFEDRLFHADPSPGNLMAVDATTVAFLDFGAVGKVTKRRAERILHLIMGFVRNDVEAVAQSLYDICNVYGEVDLRALSRDAERIMDYHERERASVGDPVVLDMIIQVAQRHNMLLPPDFMLITRALFQFEGLCKKLDPEFELVEVLQPYILGVIRRRVVSAEGGAEMLLDAALQTTEFVKALPTRLAALSRKIEGNDLRIKVDLASMTEYHAQEERRSFRTSFTALIAALVLGSGLVLAFGSPTFLLPFLFVASLFVLLWAFVMLYLAD; encoded by the coding sequence ATGGCGCGCGCACGCGCGGTGAGCAAGCTCCAGCGGACGGTGGAGATCTCCCGCATCCTCTACAAGAACGACGTCTTCGGCATGATGCGGGAGATGGCCGTCGCGGAGAGGACCCCCGGTCCGCGGGGCGGCCAGGTCGTGATCCCGCCCGAGGTGCCCCGGAAGACGCGGCGCGCCCTCGAGGAGCTGGGCCCGACGTTCGTGAAGATCGGGCAGCTGCTCGGCACGCGCCCGGACCTCGTGCCGAAGGCGTTCGTGGACGAGTTCAAGAGCCTCTACGACCGCACGACGCCCTCGCCGTTCCCGCTCATCAAGCAGCTCATCGAGCGGGAGCTGGGCCGCCCGATGGAGGAGCTGTTCGACCACTTCGAGGAGGTCCCGGTCGCGTCGGCCTCGATCGGGCAGGTCCATTTCGCGGTGCTGAAGAACGGCGAGAAGGTCGCCGTGAAGTGCCAGCACCCGGATATCGAGGAGCGCGTCTTCGTCGACTTCGAGATCATGGAGCCCATGGTCCGGTTCGTGGAGAACCTCTTCGCGGCGAGCCGGGTGTGGCAGCCCCGCGAGCACCTGAACGAGGTGTTCGACATGCTCGTGAAGGAGCTGGACTACCGCTACGAGGCGCGCAACCATCAGCGCGTGTACGAGTCCTTCCAGGGTTTCGAGGGGGTGAAGATCCCGAAGATCCACTGGGAGTTCACCGCGAAGCGCGTCCTCGTCCTCGAGCGCATCGAGGGCTACAAGCTCTCGGACTTCGACAACCCGGACCTCAAGGCCCTCGACGGCAAGCGCCTCGCCCGCGTGATCACGCACGCGATGGCGAAGCAGATGTTCGAGGACCGCCTCTTCCACGCCGACCCGTCGCCGGGCAACCTGATGGCCGTGGACGCGACGACGGTCGCGTTCCTCGACTTCGGCGCCGTCGGCAAGGTCACGAAGCGCCGCGCCGAGCGCATCCTGCATCTCATCATGGGCTTCGTGCGCAACGACGTCGAAGCCGTCGCGCAGAGCCTCTACGACATCTGCAACGTGTACGGGGAGGTCGACCTGCGGGCGCTATCGCGCGACGCGGAGCGCATCATGGACTACCACGAGCGCGAGCGGGCGAGCGTCGGCGACCCGGTCGTTCTCGACATGATCATCCAGGTCGCGCAGCGGCACAACATGCTGCTCCCGCCGGATTTCATGCTCATCACGCGCGCGCTTTTCCAGTTCGAGGGCCTCTGCAAGAAGCTCGACCCCGAATTCGAGCTCGTCGAAGTGCTGCAACCCTACATCCTCGGCGTCATCCGCCGTCGCGTCGTGAGCGCGGAAGGCGGCGCGGAGATGCTCCTCGACGCCGCGCTCCAGACGACCGAGTTCGTGAAGGCGCTCCCGACGCGCCTCGCGGCGCTCTCGCGCAAGATCGAGGGCAACGACCTGCGCATCAAGGTGGACCTCGCGTCGATGACCGAGTACCATGCGCAGGAGGAGCGCAGGAGCTTCCGGACCTCGTTCACGGCGCTCATCGCGGCGCTCGTCCTCGGCTCCGGCCTCGTGCTCGCCTTCGGAAGCCCGACCTTCCTGCTCCCGTTCCTCTTCGTCGCGTCGCTCTTCGTCCTGCTCTGGGCGTTCGTGATGCTCTATCTCGCCGATTGA
- a CDS encoding NDP-sugar synthase, producing the protein MKAIVMAGGEGTRLRPITERLPKPFVRVAGKPTIEYVLDRLVEAGFRDVIVTTYYKPHLLIERLAGGTKVGARVFYSVEDTPAGTAGGVKKVGALLDSTFVVTSGDVLADVDIGDLVKAHKAKGAMATMALTRVEDPTQFGIVGLDGNDRIVRFAEKPKREDVFSNLINAGIYVLEPEVLSMIPAEGAFDFSKQLFPRMLAEGKPLYGREIKGFWMDVGRPADLIAASAELGKRHHGGPFKDKAEVDRTAKVVATDLYAGAKVARDAQVEGSILYDGASVGPGARVARSILCDGAIVEEGAVVEDAVLGAQSRVPAKTRYVGGRLEGGAVAKP; encoded by the coding sequence ATGAAAGCGATCGTGATGGCCGGGGGCGAGGGCACGCGGCTCCGCCCCATCACCGAGCGGCTCCCGAAGCCCTTCGTCCGCGTCGCCGGAAAGCCCACCATCGAGTATGTCCTCGACCGCCTCGTCGAGGCCGGCTTCCGCGACGTCATCGTCACCACCTACTACAAGCCCCACCTCCTCATCGAACGCCTCGCGGGCGGTACGAAGGTCGGCGCGCGCGTCTTCTACAGCGTGGAGGACACGCCCGCCGGCACCGCGGGCGGCGTCAAGAAGGTCGGCGCGCTCCTCGACTCCACCTTCGTCGTCACCTCGGGCGACGTGCTCGCCGACGTCGACATCGGCGACCTCGTGAAGGCCCACAAGGCGAAGGGCGCGATGGCGACGATGGCGCTCACGCGCGTCGAGGACCCGACTCAGTTCGGCATTGTGGGCCTCGACGGCAACGACCGCATCGTGCGCTTCGCGGAGAAGCCGAAGCGCGAGGACGTGTTCTCGAACCTCATCAACGCGGGCATCTACGTCCTCGAGCCCGAGGTCCTCTCGATGATCCCCGCGGAGGGGGCCTTCGACTTCTCGAAGCAGCTCTTTCCCAGGATGCTCGCCGAGGGCAAGCCGCTCTACGGGCGCGAGATCAAGGGCTTCTGGATGGACGTCGGCCGCCCCGCGGACCTCATCGCCGCGAGCGCGGAGCTCGGCAAGCGCCACCACGGCGGACCGTTCAAGGACAAGGCCGAGGTCGACCGCACGGCGAAGGTCGTCGCGACGGACCTCTACGCAGGCGCGAAGGTCGCGCGCGACGCGCAGGTCGAGGGCTCGATCCTCTACGACGGCGCCTCGGTGGGCCCGGGCGCGCGCGTCGCGCGGAGCATCCTCTGCGACGGCGCGATCGTCGAAGAGGGCGCCGTCGTCGAGGACGCGGTCCTCGGCGCGCAATCGCGGGTGCCCGCGAAGACGCGCTACGTCGGGGGTCGGCTCGAAGGCGGCGCGGTCGCGAAGCCGTGA
- a CDS encoding threonine synthase produces MIARLECGRCGRVHEDGPRALATVSRCCGKPLLARYDLAALRGRVTRSALEARRPGLWRYAEVLPVEDARFRFTLGEGGTPLLAPARLREALGIPNLAVKEEGLNPTGSFKARGLAMAVSANAERGARGFAVPSAGNAAAALAAYAAAAGLPAHVFMPRDVPPVIREECEAFGARVTLVSGLITDAAKEAQALVAKDPSIFDVSTLKEPYRAEGKKTMGYEVVQDLGWTMPDVVVYPTGGGTGIVGMWKAFAEMEALGLVGPERPRLVTVQSEGCAPLVAAFEAGREDATPWENAATRAAGLRVPRAIGDFLVLRALRASGGTAVAVSEKAIAEGTRDLARAGIYAAPEGGATVAAARLLADRGWIRPSERVVLFNTGSGFPYAAWRE; encoded by the coding sequence TTGATCGCGCGGCTCGAATGCGGCCGCTGCGGCCGCGTCCACGAGGACGGCCCGCGCGCGCTCGCGACCGTGTCGCGCTGCTGCGGAAAGCCGCTTCTCGCGCGCTACGATCTCGCGGCCCTCCGCGGTCGCGTCACGCGCTCGGCGCTCGAAGCGAGGCGCCCCGGCCTCTGGCGCTATGCCGAGGTCCTCCCCGTGGAGGACGCGCGATTCCGCTTCACGCTCGGCGAAGGGGGCACGCCGCTTCTTGCGCCCGCGCGGCTTCGCGAGGCGCTCGGAATCCCGAACCTGGCGGTGAAGGAGGAGGGCCTCAACCCGACCGGGTCCTTCAAGGCGCGCGGCCTCGCGATGGCCGTCTCCGCGAACGCGGAGCGCGGCGCGCGCGGCTTCGCCGTCCCGAGCGCGGGCAACGCGGCCGCCGCCCTCGCCGCGTACGCTGCGGCCGCGGGCCTGCCCGCGCACGTGTTCATGCCGCGCGACGTGCCGCCCGTCATCCGCGAGGAATGCGAGGCCTTCGGGGCGCGCGTGACGCTCGTGAGCGGCCTCATCACCGACGCCGCGAAGGAGGCCCAGGCGCTCGTCGCGAAGGATCCGTCGATCTTCGACGTGAGCACGCTCAAGGAGCCCTACCGCGCGGAGGGCAAGAAGACGATGGGCTACGAGGTCGTCCAGGACCTCGGTTGGACGATGCCCGACGTCGTGGTCTACCCGACGGGCGGCGGCACCGGCATCGTCGGGATGTGGAAGGCGTTCGCCGAGATGGAGGCGCTCGGCCTCGTCGGCCCCGAGCGGCCGCGCCTCGTCACCGTGCAGAGCGAGGGGTGCGCGCCCCTCGTCGCCGCGTTCGAGGCGGGGCGCGAGGACGCGACGCCGTGGGAAAACGCGGCGACGCGCGCCGCGGGCCTCCGCGTGCCGCGCGCGATCGGCGACTTCCTCGTGCTCCGGGCGCTTCGCGCAAGCGGCGGGACGGCCGTTGCGGTCTCCGAGAAGGCGATCGCGGAGGGGACGCGCGACCTCGCGCGCGCGGGCATCTACGCGGCGCCGGAAGGCGGCGCGACGGTCGCGGCCGCGCGCCTGCTCGCCGATCGCGGGTGGATCCGGCCGTCCGAGCGGGTGGTCCTCTTCAACACCGGAAGCGGCTTTCCGTACGCGGCCTGGCGGGAATGA